A genomic segment from Gilvibacter sp. SZ-19 encodes:
- a CDS encoding aminotransferase class III-fold pyridoxal phosphate-dependent enzyme produces MTQTATAAILKEIKAHFGLDGTLELLYGEYTKNYHFKTSNAQDFLVKLGPENAAQDTAKFEQELLLYLTQEHSGIKVPVPLKTKAGESHCTISINSGQRSLRIISWIPGELWSGVNPHTEQIRYELGKTSGRLLEALQSFHAAARSLNPKWELNKADWCQDELHNFNAADRQLLAFFLDRYKADKAAYQKLRKQWIHNDLNDNNILVDTKTQQINGLIDFGDTSYGQTINEIAVCSAYLISGFPDPLDALNPFLQGVHEVFPLQEEELQHLYTLIGMRLVLSAVHGKINALAEPDNQYLQISQKAVWENLKLWSAIHPRFAHYSFRKACGYDAHPQTQAFKTWANQQQRSFDEIFPTTSFKAAQHLDLSVSSLWIGTQEEFNDLELFEFKIDRLQAKNPDKIIAGGYQEPRPLYTDPAYDTVGNYGAQSRTVHLGVDFWLPANTPVHSLHEGEVVIAVNDQGNKEYGGLVVLKHKLVDLEFYTLYGHLVPETALAHKVGDTIAAGGLVGMLGAAHENGSWSPHLHYQFMLDLLDYTDDFPGVCYAHQRGIWRDLCPDPNLFFKDPELNGDEKNQSDELLKKRKEVLGYSMSLSYDSPLHIVRGQGVYLVDSWGRKYIDTVNNVAHVGHEHPQVVEAAQKQMAALNTNTRYLHKNVIKFAEDLLKTFPKELCVVHFVNSGSEANELAVRMTEAVTGSRHMLVSESGYHGNTRTCVDLSHYKFARKGGYEPPATTHVFPIPDTFRGNHRGADEGLAYAEDLGRKIEVMESRGIRLGGLLLESVLSCGGQIPLPPHFLQAAYKEVRAAGGLCIADEVQVGMGRLGDSFWGFQQYDVVPDIVTIGKPLGNGHPVAAVVCTAEVASAFNNGMEYFNTFGGNPVSAAIGSAVLAIIEQEGLMNNAHQVGDQLLSGLRALQKEYPIIADVRGKGFFLGFELCDSNLKPLTTQAKYLANRMKYYGFLMSVDGPDDNVVKIKPPMVFSPHNAEQLLHYLEKVLNEDPMYP; encoded by the coding sequence ATGACCCAAACTGCAACTGCAGCTATCCTTAAGGAAATAAAGGCCCATTTCGGGCTGGATGGAACCCTAGAATTACTTTACGGAGAATACACTAAGAATTATCATTTTAAAACCAGCAATGCGCAAGACTTTCTCGTTAAGCTCGGGCCCGAAAATGCAGCACAGGATACGGCCAAATTTGAGCAAGAGCTACTCTTGTATCTCACCCAAGAGCACAGCGGAATAAAAGTTCCTGTTCCTTTAAAAACTAAAGCAGGTGAATCTCATTGTACTATCAGCATTAACAGCGGCCAACGCTCCTTACGCATTATTAGCTGGATTCCAGGAGAGTTATGGTCCGGCGTAAATCCGCATACGGAACAAATCCGATACGAACTTGGAAAAACGAGTGGCCGGCTTTTGGAAGCGCTGCAGAGTTTTCATGCGGCTGCTCGGAGTCTGAATCCGAAGTGGGAACTCAATAAGGCCGACTGGTGCCAAGACGAACTCCACAACTTCAACGCTGCCGATAGGCAATTGTTGGCATTTTTCTTAGATCGATATAAAGCCGACAAGGCTGCATATCAAAAACTGAGAAAACAATGGATTCACAACGACTTGAACGACAATAACATTTTGGTCGATACCAAAACCCAACAAATAAACGGGTTGATAGATTTTGGAGATACGAGCTACGGGCAGACCATTAACGAAATTGCTGTGTGTAGTGCTTATCTTATCAGTGGATTCCCTGACCCTTTAGATGCCCTCAACCCTTTTTTACAAGGAGTGCATGAGGTATTCCCACTGCAAGAAGAGGAACTGCAACACCTCTACACCTTGATCGGTATGCGTTTGGTTCTAAGTGCAGTGCATGGCAAAATAAATGCCTTGGCAGAACCTGACAATCAATACCTACAAATAAGTCAAAAGGCCGTATGGGAAAATCTAAAACTTTGGAGCGCTATCCATCCGAGATTTGCGCATTACAGTTTCAGAAAGGCCTGCGGGTATGATGCCCACCCACAAACTCAGGCCTTTAAGACCTGGGCGAATCAGCAGCAAAGAAGCTTCGACGAAATATTTCCAACAACAAGCTTTAAAGCAGCACAGCACCTAGACCTCAGCGTTTCTAGTTTGTGGATAGGTACTCAAGAAGAATTCAACGATCTGGAATTGTTTGAGTTTAAGATCGATAGATTACAGGCTAAAAATCCAGATAAGATCATTGCCGGAGGCTATCAAGAACCGCGCCCCCTTTATACCGATCCTGCCTACGATACGGTGGGCAACTACGGCGCACAAAGTAGAACCGTACATCTGGGTGTTGATTTTTGGCTGCCCGCTAATACCCCTGTACACAGTTTACATGAAGGTGAAGTTGTGATTGCTGTCAACGACCAAGGCAATAAAGAATACGGCGGCTTGGTAGTTCTTAAACACAAGCTCGTCGATTTAGAATTCTACACCCTTTATGGGCATTTGGTCCCAGAGACTGCCTTGGCACATAAGGTGGGAGACACCATAGCCGCAGGTGGTTTAGTGGGCATGCTCGGAGCCGCTCATGAAAATGGCAGTTGGTCTCCTCATTTGCATTATCAATTTATGTTAGACCTTTTAGATTATACCGATGATTTTCCTGGGGTCTGTTATGCACATCAGCGCGGAATATGGCGTGACCTCTGTCCAGATCCGAATCTGTTTTTCAAAGATCCCGAACTGAATGGTGATGAAAAGAACCAATCCGATGAACTGCTAAAAAAACGCAAAGAGGTATTGGGCTATAGCATGAGTTTGTCTTATGATAGCCCCTTGCATATAGTTCGCGGACAGGGTGTTTATTTGGTAGACTCCTGGGGACGCAAATACATAGACACCGTAAACAATGTTGCTCACGTTGGGCACGAACATCCGCAGGTAGTGGAGGCCGCTCAAAAACAAATGGCAGCCTTGAATACCAACACCCGCTATTTGCATAAGAACGTGATCAAGTTTGCAGAAGACCTCTTAAAGACCTTTCCTAAGGAGCTCTGTGTGGTGCATTTCGTGAATTCGGGCAGTGAGGCCAATGAGCTTGCTGTTCGAATGACAGAAGCGGTTACAGGGTCTAGACATATGCTGGTATCAGAAAGTGGATACCACGGCAACACCAGAACCTGTGTAGATCTGAGTCACTACAAATTCGCGCGAAAAGGAGGTTATGAGCCTCCGGCCACTACCCACGTTTTTCCAATTCCTGATACCTTTAGAGGTAATCACCGCGGAGCCGACGAAGGCCTAGCCTATGCAGAGGATCTTGGACGAAAAATTGAGGTCATGGAAAGTCGAGGAATAAGACTTGGAGGGCTGCTCTTGGAATCTGTACTTAGTTGTGGCGGCCAGATACCACTACCTCCTCATTTTTTACAAGCGGCTTACAAAGAAGTTAGAGCCGCCGGTGGATTGTGTATAGCAGACGAGGTGCAAGTGGGTATGGGTCGCTTAGGAGACAGCTTCTGGGGATTTCAGCAATACGATGTAGTGCCTGATATTGTTACCATAGGCAAACCATTAGGCAATGGGCACCCTGTAGCTGCGGTAGTTTGTACTGCGGAGGTGGCATCAGCCTTTAACAACGGCATGGAATATTTCAACACCTTTGGTGGAAACCCGGTGTCTGCCGCCATTGGATCTGCAGTCTTAGCTATTATTGAGCAAGAAGGTCTTATGAATAACGCTCATCAGGTCGGCGATCAACTCCTCAGCGGACTGCGTGCCTTGCAAAAAGAGTATCCTATCATTGCTGATGTACGCGGCAAAGGCTTCTTTTTGGGCTTTGAACTGTGCGACTCCAACTTAAAACCCCTTACAACACAGGCCAAATACCTGGCCAATCGCATGAAGTATTACGGTTTTTTAATGTCTGTAGACGGCCCGGACGACAACGTGGTCAAGATAAAACCACCCATGGTATTTAGCCCGCACAATGCAGAGCAATTGCTACACTATCTAGAAAAAGTCCTCAATGAAGATCCAATGTACCCTTAG
- a CDS encoding ATP-binding protein, with protein MDNNEHRLLLRKLEREKAARKQAEKILEDKAAELYQRTEQLHEANEKLEVLLGERDSQLQGIFENIVDAYVVMDLGGNILRMNEAANKLFGFDHELEKVNVTSLIYPEDYVYAMESFKALTEKGYFTNYQARVLTRQQGVRWVQINASVVLDNKKRPIAAQGIVRDITDQLNKANALAFISEVSQCILGKVNLIEIGTAIAKRVADFLGTNDCIVYIKRPEMNALQQISAVGAKLNDYGTIVNPIEIPLGKGIVGTVAKSGIGEIIPDTTADNRYIVDDAIRLSEITVPILLNGELVGVIDAEHQSKNYFTEFQLGTLNTVSNLVALQLNSALDFEARKKSEMRNVKLLRQLERSNNELSEYAHVVSHDLKSPLRSINALTAWIREDNFDTLNTKSKEHFDLLESTIDKMEKLISNVLKYAAIDQSDEDFSVVDTGELVCDIVKTIYIPSRIEVQIPKRLPVVLASRVMLQQLFQNLMVNAIKYNDKEKGFVRICSEDKETFYQFSVTDNGQGIPPEYHEKIFKIFQSLNPDGESNGLGLALVKKVVEFYDGEVWLESTPGEGTTFYFTLSKKK; from the coding sequence ATGGATAACAACGAGCATAGACTCCTTCTGAGGAAACTCGAACGGGAGAAAGCCGCCAGGAAACAGGCAGAAAAGATCCTGGAGGACAAAGCCGCTGAGCTCTATCAGCGCACGGAGCAATTGCACGAGGCGAATGAAAAATTGGAGGTGCTTCTGGGCGAAAGAGATTCCCAGCTCCAAGGAATATTCGAAAACATAGTCGATGCCTATGTGGTGATGGACTTAGGTGGGAACATCTTGCGTATGAACGAGGCTGCCAACAAACTCTTTGGCTTTGATCATGAGCTGGAAAAGGTCAATGTTACCTCATTGATCTATCCAGAGGATTATGTCTACGCCATGGAGTCCTTTAAAGCGCTAACAGAAAAAGGATACTTTACCAATTATCAGGCTCGCGTGTTAACCCGCCAGCAAGGTGTCAGATGGGTGCAGATCAATGCCTCGGTAGTATTAGATAATAAAAAGCGACCCATAGCTGCACAGGGTATTGTAAGAGACATAACGGACCAACTCAACAAAGCCAATGCTTTGGCTTTTATTTCTGAAGTTTCTCAATGTATATTAGGAAAAGTTAATCTCATTGAAATAGGTACAGCAATCGCAAAAAGGGTTGCTGACTTTTTGGGCACAAACGATTGTATAGTGTACATTAAGCGTCCGGAGATGAATGCTTTGCAACAAATTTCAGCTGTTGGCGCAAAATTGAATGACTATGGAACTATAGTAAATCCAATAGAAATTCCTCTTGGTAAGGGTATTGTTGGAACGGTTGCAAAATCGGGCATCGGGGAAATTATACCTGATACCACCGCAGATAACAGATATATAGTTGATGATGCGATTAGGCTATCTGAAATTACGGTTCCTATACTATTGAATGGTGAATTAGTTGGAGTTATTGATGCTGAACATCAGTCGAAAAATTATTTTACCGAATTCCAATTGGGAACATTAAATACTGTTTCTAATTTGGTTGCATTGCAATTGAATTCGGCTTTAGATTTTGAAGCACGCAAAAAAAGTGAAATGCGCAATGTAAAATTGTTGCGACAACTTGAAAGGTCTAACAACGAACTCAGTGAATATGCTCATGTAGTATCTCATGACTTGAAGTCTCCATTGCGAAGTATAAATGCACTTACGGCTTGGATACGAGAAGACAACTTCGATACTTTGAACACTAAGTCAAAAGAACATTTTGATCTTTTAGAAAGTACTATAGATAAAATGGAAAAATTAATTTCTAATGTTCTTAAATATGCAGCTATAGATCAAAGCGACGAAGATTTTTCTGTTGTGGACACAGGAGAACTAGTCTGTGATATTGTCAAAACAATATATATTCCGAGTCGCATAGAAGTTCAAATTCCGAAGCGGCTTCCAGTGGTTTTGGCCAGTCGGGTAATGTTGCAACAACTGTTTCAAAACTTGATGGTGAATGCAATTAAATACAACGATAAGGAGAAAGGTTTTGTAAGGATCTGCTCCGAAGATAAAGAAACCTTTTACCAATTCAGTGTGACCGATAATGGACAGGGAATTCCTCCGGAATACCACGAGAAGATATTTAAGATATTTCAATCCCTAAATCCAGACGGTGAATCCAACGGATTAGGACTGGCCTTGGTTAAAAAGGTAGTGGAATTTTACGATGGAGAAGTCTGGTTAGAAAGTACCCCAGGCGAAGGCACGACTTTTTACTTTACCCTAAGCAAGAAAAAATGA
- the nosZ gene encoding Sec-dependent nitrous-oxide reductase: MRSLIKGLAATCLAAIILTACNNQSSSKNGALSSSAAEKVYVAPGEQDDFYAFLSGGYSGNLTVYGLPSGRMFKEIPVFSQFPTSGYGYTEETKPMLNTSFGFVPWDDLHHPDISQTNGELDGRWIFVNGNNTPRIARIDLTTFETVEIIEVPNCAGNHSSSYVTENTEYVVAGTRFAVPVPQRDMAIKDKKGNFKGALTFYKVDPETGHMNLAFQVLMPGFDYDKAHPGRGNSHGWFFFTTYNTEEASTLMEVNASQNDKDFIAALNWQKIEAYVNAGGGTKMPTSYMHNVYDETKHMATSTTITDVLTVDPTEVPGAVYFLPTPKSPHGCDVDPTGEYIVGSGKLSADVTVHSFTKMMSAIENEKFSGNAYGIPILDYEAILGGSVKSGGLGPLHTEFDAEGNAYTTFFISSEVVKWKLGTWEVVDRKPTFYSVGHLMIPGGNSRKPFGKYVVAMNKITKDRYLPTGPELEHSAQLYDISGDKMQLLSDFPTHGEPHYAAGCPAELLKGNSKKIYKLEDNKHPYAVMSPADTRVERNGNEVHVYMSMIRSHFTPDNIEGIKVGDKVYFHITNHEQDFDVPHGFAMIGANTSEVLIMPGQTKTIVWQPKKPGVWPFYCTDFCSALHQEMQGYVRVSPASSNIDLSWSLGED; encoded by the coding sequence ATGAGATCATTAATTAAAGGATTAGCAGCTACTTGCTTAGCTGCAATCATCTTAACAGCTTGCAACAATCAGAGCTCAAGTAAAAATGGAGCGTTATCATCTAGTGCAGCAGAGAAAGTATATGTCGCTCCCGGTGAGCAAGATGACTTTTATGCATTCCTCTCTGGCGGATATAGTGGAAACCTAACCGTTTATGGTTTGCCTTCAGGACGCATGTTCAAGGAAATACCAGTGTTTTCACAATTCCCCACATCAGGTTATGGTTACACCGAAGAAACCAAACCGATGTTAAATACATCCTTTGGATTTGTTCCTTGGGATGACCTACACCACCCTGACATTTCTCAAACAAATGGTGAGTTAGATGGTCGATGGATCTTCGTTAACGGAAACAATACTCCGAGGATTGCGCGAATTGACCTCACAACTTTTGAAACAGTAGAGATCATTGAGGTACCTAACTGTGCGGGCAATCACAGCTCATCATATGTAACAGAGAATACAGAATACGTCGTTGCGGGAACGCGCTTTGCCGTACCTGTTCCGCAAAGAGATATGGCGATCAAGGATAAGAAAGGAAACTTTAAGGGAGCTTTGACCTTTTATAAGGTTGACCCAGAAACAGGACACATGAATCTGGCCTTCCAAGTGTTGATGCCCGGCTTTGATTACGACAAGGCTCACCCTGGTAGAGGGAACTCTCATGGCTGGTTCTTCTTTACTACCTACAATACAGAAGAAGCAAGTACCTTAATGGAGGTAAACGCTTCTCAAAATGACAAGGATTTTATCGCTGCGTTAAACTGGCAAAAAATAGAGGCATATGTCAATGCTGGTGGTGGAACAAAAATGCCAACTAGTTATATGCATAATGTATATGATGAGACTAAGCATATGGCAACTTCGACCACAATTACTGATGTCCTAACGGTTGATCCTACCGAGGTGCCTGGAGCAGTGTATTTTTTACCTACTCCGAAATCACCTCACGGATGTGATGTGGACCCAACAGGTGAATATATTGTTGGAAGCGGTAAACTATCTGCGGATGTTACAGTGCACTCTTTTACCAAGATGATGTCGGCAATTGAGAATGAAAAATTCAGCGGAAACGCTTACGGGATTCCTATCCTTGATTATGAAGCAATTTTAGGCGGAAGTGTAAAAAGCGGCGGACTAGGACCATTACATACCGAGTTTGATGCAGAAGGAAATGCTTACACCACCTTCTTTATCTCATCCGAAGTAGTAAAATGGAAACTAGGTACATGGGAAGTAGTTGATCGCAAACCGACTTTCTATTCAGTAGGTCACTTGATGATTCCTGGTGGTAATTCTAGAAAACCCTTTGGAAAGTATGTTGTTGCGATGAACAAAATCACCAAAGATCGGTATCTGCCAACTGGACCAGAACTGGAACACTCTGCACAGCTATATGACATTTCCGGAGATAAGATGCAACTTTTATCTGACTTTCCGACTCATGGTGAACCGCATTATGCAGCAGGATGTCCCGCTGAATTACTCAAAGGAAATTCCAAAAAGATTTACAAGCTGGAGGATAACAAACACCCCTACGCTGTAATGTCGCCTGCAGATACTCGAGTAGAACGAAACGGTAACGAAGTACATGTTTATATGTCAATGATTCGCAGCCACTTTACTCCTGATAATATCGAAGGAATAAAGGTTGGTGATAAGGTTTATTTTCACATCACTAACCACGAACAAGACTTTGACGTACCTCACGGGTTTGCAATGATTGGTGCTAATACATCGGAAGTCTTAATTATGCCTGGACAAACCAAGACAATTGTATGGCAACCCAAGAAGCCAGGTGTATGGCCATTCTATTGCACTGACTTTTGCTCGGCATTACACCAAGAAATGCAAGGTTATGTGCGAGTCTCTCCAGCCAGTTCAAACATTGATTTATCCTGGTCCTTAGGAGAAGACTGA
- a CDS encoding fasciclin domain-containing protein, whose amino-acid sequence MKLMRNLLFVLWIFPLLMACNNRSAESNAQDDKTTTETTDQNRTGQAFIEDDESKPTVLDIAIGSKDHTTLVAGVQAAQLENALVNAGPLMVFAPTNDAFAALPEGTLDNLLKPENKDQLAFILKHHVTPGNYTKEFLKKFKKLGQASNLNITVEVKGDDVYVGGAKILASVPAGNGIVHVVDKVIIPEQN is encoded by the coding sequence ATGAAACTAATGCGCAACTTATTGTTCGTCTTGTGGATCTTTCCTTTACTGATGGCCTGCAACAACAGATCAGCGGAAAGCAACGCCCAGGATGACAAGACAACAACAGAAACGACAGACCAGAACCGCACAGGACAAGCTTTTATTGAAGACGATGAGTCCAAACCTACTGTCCTAGACATAGCCATCGGCTCCAAAGACCACACTACGCTCGTAGCCGGGGTGCAAGCCGCACAATTGGAGAATGCCTTGGTAAACGCAGGTCCTTTGATGGTATTTGCTCCTACCAATGACGCCTTTGCTGCATTGCCCGAAGGCACTTTAGACAACTTGCTTAAACCAGAGAATAAAGACCAATTGGCTTTTATTTTAAAGCATCACGTCACTCCAGGTAATTACACAAAAGAATTTCTGAAAAAATTTAAGAAGCTTGGTCAGGCCAGCAATCTCAATATCACCGTAGAAGTAAAGGGTGATGATGTCTATGTAGGCGGCGCAAAAATTCTGGCAAGTGTACCAGCAGGTAACGGCATTGTACATGTTGTTGATAAAGTGATTATCCCAGAACAGAATTAA
- a CDS encoding Rrf2 family transcriptional regulator has protein sequence MTIVIKKNKRIFLSFNAKKEEEYMLSKSAQYAVKALIHLAANSDKQNKILASNLAKEIDVPKAFLSKILQQLAHSNLVSGIKGPNGGFYLSHKQKQNSVYRVILIVEGRDTFGSCVLGLHQCDYENPCAMHDLIAPSQTVLKENLKRISILQAAQGDTKGTLDLH, from the coding sequence ATGACAATTGTCATAAAAAAGAATAAAAGGATATTTTTATCTTTTAATGCAAAAAAAGAAGAAGAATATATGTTGTCTAAATCCGCTCAATATGCCGTAAAAGCGCTAATTCATCTGGCTGCCAATAGCGACAAGCAGAACAAAATACTAGCGTCTAATCTGGCAAAGGAGATTGATGTGCCGAAAGCATTTCTATCTAAAATATTGCAGCAGCTTGCACATTCTAATCTGGTTAGTGGAATAAAAGGACCTAACGGAGGTTTTTATCTGAGTCACAAACAAAAGCAAAATTCAGTGTATCGGGTTATTCTCATAGTAGAAGGCAGAGATACCTTTGGAAGCTGCGTACTAGGTCTGCACCAATGTGATTACGAAAATCCCTGCGCTATGCATGATCTTATTGCACCGTCGCAAACCGTTTTAAAAGAAAATTTAAAGCGTATAAGTATTTTACAAGCGGCTCAAGGTGATACTAAGGGTACATTGGATCTTCATTGA
- a CDS encoding response regulator, producing MKTLEILLLEDDQIEIMKLERAFKKLDTQHKVIPVNNGEDALEYLKDAHRLPDLVFLDLNMPRLNGLEFLAILKKDDRLKFLPTVVLTTSSNEKDLFACYEIGVAGYVLKPLQYQDYVNRISAVLAYWENNELVKPVLS from the coding sequence ATGAAAACATTAGAAATCCTATTACTAGAAGATGATCAAATAGAGATCATGAAGCTAGAAAGGGCTTTTAAAAAACTCGACACCCAGCACAAGGTGATCCCCGTAAACAACGGCGAGGACGCTTTGGAGTATTTAAAAGATGCCCACCGACTACCAGACCTCGTTTTTCTTGATCTCAATATGCCGCGATTGAATGGTCTGGAGTTTTTAGCGATCCTAAAAAAGGACGATCGCCTTAAATTCTTGCCGACAGTGGTACTAACTACTTCGAGTAACGAAAAAGACCTTTTTGCCTGCTATGAGATCGGCGTTGCCGGATACGTATTAAAGCCCTTACAATACCAAGACTATGTAAATCGAATAAGCGCTGTATTGGCCTATTGGGAAAATAACGAACTCGTAAAACCTGTTTTGAGTTAA
- a CDS encoding heme NO-binding domain-containing protein, translated as MKGIVFTELMELVEEKFGLETVDYIIDQSDLPSGGVYTAVGTYDFGEMLQLLTHLSAKTGIDVGTLQRVFAEHFFQVIKREYPSFLQLYKDPIEMLASIENHIHVEVRKIYPDAQLPTFDIQERSANHLVMVYSSSRSMYNFGLGLMEQTFKHFDKEATITMDMLKEDGSEVKFVISSNG; from the coding sequence ATGAAAGGAATTGTATTTACAGAACTTATGGAATTGGTCGAAGAAAAGTTTGGCCTAGAGACCGTAGATTATATCATCGATCAGTCAGATCTACCTTCAGGTGGTGTCTATACCGCCGTTGGCACCTACGATTTTGGAGAGATGCTTCAACTTTTAACGCATCTCAGTGCTAAAACAGGAATAGATGTCGGCACCTTACAGCGTGTTTTTGCCGAGCATTTCTTTCAGGTAATTAAAAGAGAGTACCCTTCTTTTTTACAATTGTATAAAGACCCAATTGAAATGTTGGCGTCTATTGAGAATCACATTCACGTGGAGGTGAGAAAGATCTACCCGGACGCTCAGCTTCCTACATTTGACATCCAAGAACGAAGCGCTAACCACCTTGTTATGGTTTACAGCTCTTCCAGATCGATGTATAATTTTGGTTTAGGATTGATGGAACAAACCTTCAAACACTTCGACAAAGAAGCGACTATAACCATGGATATGCTCAAGGAAGACGGATCTGAGGTTAAATTCGTAATTTCCAGTAATGGATAA
- a CDS encoding c-type cytochrome, translating to MRISKVFISCLLASFLIGCGETEEKKESNQIKIGGNKTETPKQQPQTSAISAEKTIDLNNKGVGPIKSLTLSETIDQNMVAKGAEVFKYKCTACHKIGSKFIGPAPNGILKRRSPEWVMNMILDPEGMVNNDPLAKQLLLEYNGSPMANQNLTEDEARSILEYFRTLQ from the coding sequence ATGAGAATTTCAAAAGTCTTCATTTCATGTCTCTTAGCTTCTTTTTTGATTGGATGTGGCGAGACCGAAGAAAAAAAAGAATCCAATCAAATCAAAATTGGAGGCAATAAAACCGAAACTCCTAAACAACAACCACAAACCTCTGCAATTTCTGCCGAGAAAACAATAGATCTTAATAATAAAGGAGTCGGCCCGATAAAATCACTTACCCTCAGTGAGACCATAGATCAAAACATGGTTGCCAAAGGTGCAGAGGTATTTAAATACAAGTGTACCGCTTGTCATAAGATAGGCAGTAAATTCATTGGCCCAGCTCCAAATGGCATTTTAAAGAGACGGTCACCTGAATGGGTTATGAACATGATTCTGGACCCAGAGGGTATGGTAAATAATGACCCATTAGCCAAGCAACTTCTTCTTGAGTACAACGGCTCCCCTATGGCAAATCAAAACTTGACAGAGGATGAAGCCAGATCCATACTAGAATATTTCAGAACACTTCAATAG
- a CDS encoding FIST signal transduction protein, with protein sequence MIFENPNPREIAQAMQQNAAPDTLFVVMVAENTPLDVAQLMTALNETTCQYIGGIFPKLIFDDKLLNLGVIVTQLKGLQKIHTVRGLADVSYALEKHPEVLGSDYCVFALVDGLASGISGFLSELYRSYGSEIRYFGGGAGSLSLQQAPCIFSREGFLEDAAVYCLLNQTTHLGVKHGWEKLGGPFIATKTNANIVEEINWKPAFEVYRELVEADSGASFDSQAFFDIAKGYPFGMVREGSECIVRDPIAVNEQGHLICVGEVAENTFLNVLKGKIDPLIIAAGQAAAEAADQAGKPTAAIIIDCISRVLFLGDDFEREAKAVSIALRNKEIDPTIRGALSLGEISSFGEGFLEFFNKTTVVGLFE encoded by the coding sequence ATGATATTCGAGAATCCAAATCCCCGCGAGATCGCTCAAGCGATGCAACAAAATGCAGCTCCAGATACATTGTTTGTAGTCATGGTGGCCGAAAACACGCCCTTAGATGTTGCTCAGTTAATGACTGCGCTTAACGAAACAACCTGTCAGTATATTGGTGGGATCTTTCCAAAACTAATCTTTGACGATAAGTTACTAAATCTAGGTGTTATAGTGACTCAGCTCAAGGGGCTACAGAAAATTCACACGGTCCGTGGTTTGGCGGACGTAAGTTATGCCCTTGAAAAGCATCCTGAAGTCTTGGGTAGTGATTATTGTGTATTTGCCTTGGTAGATGGTCTGGCTTCTGGTATCTCCGGATTCCTTTCTGAGCTTTATCGCAGCTATGGAAGTGAAATCCGCTATTTTGGAGGAGGAGCTGGCAGTCTGAGTTTACAACAAGCGCCCTGTATCTTTAGTCGTGAAGGTTTCTTAGAAGATGCCGCTGTTTATTGTTTGCTGAACCAGACCACGCATTTGGGAGTGAAGCACGGTTGGGAAAAGCTGGGGGGTCCTTTTATTGCTACCAAGACCAATGCCAATATAGTCGAAGAGATCAATTGGAAACCTGCCTTTGAGGTTTACAGGGAGCTTGTAGAGGCCGATTCTGGAGCGAGTTTTGACAGTCAAGCATTTTTTGATATTGCCAAAGGATACCCTTTTGGGATGGTACGTGAAGGCTCTGAATGTATTGTTCGCGATCCGATCGCGGTAAATGAGCAAGGCCATTTGATTTGTGTAGGTGAAGTTGCTGAAAACACCTTTTTAAATGTTTTAAAGGGAAAGATTGACCCGCTTATCATAGCAGCTGGACAAGCCGCAGCAGAAGCTGCAGATCAAGCCGGAAAGCCTACCGCGGCTATTATAATTGATTGTATATCGCGAGTACTTTTTTTGGGTGATGACTTTGAGCGCGAAGCAAAAGCAGTTTCTATCGCTTTAAGAAATAAAGAAATTGATCCTACCATTCGTGGTGCGCTTAGTTTAGGAGAAATTTCTTCATTTGGCGAAGGCTTTTTGGAATTTTTTAATAAGACCACTGTAGTGGGACTATTTGAATAG